One window of Bacillota bacterium genomic DNA carries:
- a CDS encoding ABC transporter ATP-binding protein, with the protein MLELVDVAAGYGETEVLHGVSLTVKGGTITALIGANGAGKTTMLRCVSGVLRPWRGGITWQGRSLVGLRPDQVVRHGVAMVPEGRRVFPQMSVAENLEMGAYARRDRVAMHRDLDWVLGLFPVLKERWRQAAGTLSGGEQQMLAIARALMSAPDLLLMDEPSMGLAPLLVEGLFRIIVRIREEGKSVLLVEQNAAMALSIADFAYVLESGSVAVSGAGNDLLSDPELERAYLGI; encoded by the coding sequence TTGCTTGAACTGGTGGACGTGGCGGCCGGATACGGGGAGACGGAGGTGCTGCACGGTGTTTCGTTGACCGTGAAAGGAGGTACCATCACCGCACTTATCGGGGCCAATGGCGCGGGGAAGACCACGATGCTGAGGTGCGTCTCGGGCGTCTTGCGCCCCTGGCGGGGTGGCATCACGTGGCAGGGTAGGAGCTTGGTGGGGTTGCGCCCCGACCAGGTGGTACGCCATGGGGTGGCTATGGTACCGGAGGGAAGGCGCGTTTTCCCGCAGATGAGCGTTGCGGAAAACCTGGAGATGGGTGCCTACGCGCGCCGCGATCGGGTGGCAATGCACAGAGATCTCGACTGGGTTCTGGGGCTGTTTCCGGTGCTGAAAGAGAGGTGGAGGCAAGCGGCTGGAACGCTCTCAGGGGGAGAGCAGCAAATGCTGGCCATAGCTCGGGCGCTTATGTCGGCACCAGACTTGCTTCTCATGGATGAGCCCTCAATGGGCCTGGCCCCCCTCCTCGTGGAAGGGTTGTTCCGCATTATCGTGAGGATTCGGGAGGAGGGCAAGTCGGTACTCCTGGTGGAGCAGAATGCGGCGATGGCCTTGAGCATAGCTGATTTTGCCTATGTTCTGGAAAGTGGATCTGTAGCTGTGTCAGGTGCTGGAAACGATCTTCTGTCGGATCCCGAGCTCG
- a CDS encoding ABC transporter ATP-binding protein has translation MAGDDRILEVDGISKRFGGLQALEGVDMWVKRGTVHGIIGPNGAGKTTLFNVITGMTRPDRGRICFEGRSLPPMSPHQLVPLGMSRTFQNIRLFRDMTVEENVLVAQHSRTPTYVLSVLLGTSAARLVEAEARRKAREALAFVGLEAKAGELARHLPYGQQRLVELARALAADSRLLLLDEPGAGMNPGEKLNLLGLVGQLRGRGYTVVLIEHDMKLVMHLCDSITVLDHGRKIAEGPPATVRNHPDVIRAYLGKGAGSVA, from the coding sequence GTGGCGGGTGATGACCGCATCCTCGAGGTAGACGGGATCTCCAAGAGATTCGGGGGGTTACAAGCGCTTGAAGGCGTGGATATGTGGGTCAAGCGCGGTACCGTTCACGGCATCATTGGCCCGAATGGTGCCGGCAAGACGACCCTTTTCAATGTGATTACGGGCATGACGAGACCCGATCGAGGCAGGATCTGCTTCGAGGGCAGGTCACTTCCGCCCATGAGCCCCCACCAACTGGTGCCGCTGGGTATGTCCAGAACTTTTCAGAACATCCGGCTGTTCCGGGATATGACGGTCGAGGAGAACGTGCTTGTGGCTCAGCATTCCCGAACCCCGACATATGTCCTCTCCGTGTTGCTGGGGACATCTGCAGCGAGACTGGTCGAGGCAGAGGCGCGGCGGAAAGCCAGGGAAGCACTGGCCTTCGTGGGCCTGGAGGCGAAGGCTGGTGAACTGGCCCGTCACCTGCCTTACGGCCAGCAGCGCCTGGTTGAGCTGGCTCGAGCCCTGGCGGCCGATTCGAGGCTGCTACTGCTGGATGAGCCGGGGGCCGGTATGAATCCTGGCGAGAAACTGAACCTTCTGGGGCTTGTGGGGCAATTGCGAGGCCGCGGCTACACCGTAGTGTTGATCGAGCACGACATGAAGCTGGTCATGCACTTATGCGATTCGATCACCGTGCTCGATCACGGCAGGAAGATTGCGGAGGGACCCCCTGCAACCGTCCGCAATCACCCGGATGTGATCCGTGCCTACCTGGGGAAGGGGGCCGGTTCGGTTGCTTGA
- a CDS encoding branched-chain amino acid ABC transporter permease codes for MKRAWLLRLAIAVFLAAVPWLVTSPYHMHIINLVGLYTLITLGLNILSGYTGQVSMGQAGFMAVGAYTCALLMLRLNMPFWPSVLAGVLLAVVCGLAFGIPAMKLRGPYLVMATVGFGEIVRLVLVNWVPVTRGAAGLTGIPVPAFVGLRVSDERRFFYLVVALVAVGVAAALRLSASKIGRALVAIREDDVAAEAMGVPVNVYKVAAFAISAAYAGLAGAMYGPFTSVASPDSFTFDDSVGYLCMSVVGGNRGVWGALVGAFALTVLSELLRPFQSYRLIIYGLILICTVVFLPQGVTGLVMGLIRRWRRGSRGVRGERE; via the coding sequence GTGAAGCGTGCGTGGCTGTTGCGGCTGGCAATTGCTGTGTTCCTGGCTGCGGTACCCTGGCTGGTCACCAGCCCGTACCACATGCATATTATCAATCTGGTTGGGCTCTACACGCTTATAACACTGGGGTTGAACATCTTGTCCGGGTATACCGGACAGGTGTCCATGGGCCAGGCGGGATTCATGGCAGTGGGGGCCTACACCTGTGCTCTCCTGATGTTAAGACTCAACATGCCTTTCTGGCCCTCTGTTCTGGCGGGAGTGTTGCTGGCGGTTGTCTGTGGCCTCGCATTTGGCATCCCGGCCATGAAGCTGCGCGGGCCGTACCTGGTGATGGCCACGGTAGGTTTCGGGGAGATCGTGAGGTTGGTGCTCGTCAACTGGGTCCCGGTGACACGGGGAGCTGCGGGGCTGACTGGCATTCCTGTGCCGGCGTTTGTGGGCCTGCGGGTAAGCGACGAGCGAAGGTTTTTCTACCTGGTTGTGGCCTTGGTGGCCGTGGGCGTGGCTGCAGCTCTCCGCCTGTCCGCCTCGAAAATCGGTAGAGCGCTGGTGGCCATCAGGGAGGACGATGTGGCCGCCGAAGCCATGGGAGTCCCGGTGAACGTGTACAAGGTGGCTGCCTTTGCCATCAGTGCAGCGTACGCGGGTCTGGCCGGGGCGATGTACGGTCCCTTCACCAGCGTGGCCAGCCCCGATAGCTTCACGTTCGATGATTCGGTTGGGTACCTTTGCATGTCGGTAGTGGGCGGGAACAGGGGGGTGTGGGGGGCCCTGGTGGGAGCCTTCGCGCTTACCGTACTGTCCGAGTTGTTGCGTCCCTTCCAGAGCTACCGTCTCATCATTTACGGCCTCATCCTCATCTGCACTGTCGTTTTCCTGCCCCAGGGCGTCACCGGCCTCGTTATGGGCTTGATTCGCCGGTGGAGGCGGGGTTCTCGTGGGGTCAGGGGTGAGAGGGAGTGA
- a CDS encoding branched-chain amino acid ABC transporter permease — protein MQYVLNGLPMGAIYALVALGYSLIYAAAGVLNWAQGDMVMLGAYLGFTLYQVVRVNFPVAMLLAMGGIALVGVLIERGVLRPLRRRNSPPINVVIATLGVAIICRNAALAIWGPDAQPFPPPLGSRTVEVGGLRLVPQDMLIVALGVLIMLMLQYFLRYTREGKALRAVAQDRMAASLMGVHAERSDAVAFAASAALGAAAGALVAPLFFVTFSMGAAIGLKGFVAAVVGGLGNIPGAIAGGFALGVIEAAASGLISSGYRDAIAFAVLILILWLKPSGLLSREARQKV, from the coding sequence ATGCAGTACGTATTGAATGGCTTGCCGATGGGGGCAATTTACGCACTGGTGGCACTCGGCTACAGCCTGATCTACGCAGCGGCTGGCGTCCTCAACTGGGCTCAGGGTGACATGGTTATGCTGGGTGCCTACCTGGGGTTTACCCTGTACCAGGTGGTAAGAGTCAACTTCCCGGTCGCGATGCTCCTCGCCATGGGCGGTATTGCCCTTGTGGGTGTCCTGATCGAGCGCGGGGTGCTGAGGCCGCTTCGAAGGCGGAATTCCCCGCCCATCAATGTGGTGATAGCGACCCTGGGTGTGGCGATTATCTGCCGGAATGCTGCGCTTGCCATCTGGGGTCCCGATGCCCAGCCCTTTCCACCACCTCTCGGTTCGCGGACGGTGGAGGTGGGGGGCTTGAGGCTCGTGCCGCAGGACATGCTCATCGTGGCACTCGGGGTGCTTATCATGCTGATGCTTCAGTACTTCCTGCGGTACACGAGAGAGGGTAAGGCCCTGCGAGCGGTGGCGCAGGACCGCATGGCGGCGAGCCTGATGGGTGTGCATGCTGAGCGGTCCGATGCAGTGGCGTTTGCGGCCAGCGCGGCTCTTGGTGCTGCTGCGGGAGCTCTGGTTGCTCCCCTGTTCTTCGTGACCTTCAGCATGGGTGCGGCTATCGGGTTGAAGGGGTTTGTCGCCGCCGTGGTCGGCGGGCTGGGAAACATCCCCGGAGCGATAGCAGGCGGTTTTGCACTGGGTGTAATCGAGGCCGCAGCCAGCGGGCTTATCAGTTCGGGTTATCGGGACGCGATTGCCTTTGCGGTGTTGATCCTGATCCTTTGGTTGAAGCCTTCGGGACTGCTGTCGCGGGAAGCGCGCCAGAAGGTGTGA
- a CDS encoding ABC transporter substrate-binding protein, whose product MSAGMVGVAGCAKGGSEKTLRIGVVGPESGGSAQLGQAQRKAVQMAVDEINTSSGPGAWKLEAFFEDDEGNPTKSANATTKLIQQSKCDVIIGAINSSCTLADMVVTQRAGVPQITAGSTGAAITEQASPWIFRTAVNDEFQARAVVEYAVRTLGLKKAATLTAADDYGQSGAKLLARAAGELGLQLVSTSTYNNGDKDFKPQIIAAKDGGAEAIFLWGLYTEAALVARQARQLGFTGQLFGASGMAAAKLMELGGEAVEGMILTQSFLPDADDARVRDFVTKWRQKYGDNPIPHAAQAYDTVYVIADAVKRANSTEPKALRDAIAATAGLSGVTGNARFNTKGDDVGKRVLITAIKGGKFVLVRPVAISP is encoded by the coding sequence GTGTCAGCAGGGATGGTTGGAGTGGCCGGATGTGCGAAGGGCGGCAGCGAGAAAACTTTGCGGATTGGGGTCGTGGGTCCTGAATCCGGTGGTTCCGCCCAGCTCGGGCAGGCGCAGCGCAAGGCTGTGCAGATGGCAGTCGATGAAATCAACACCTCAAGCGGACCGGGGGCCTGGAAGCTAGAGGCGTTCTTTGAGGACGATGAGGGCAACCCCACGAAGTCGGCAAATGCTACCACGAAGCTGATTCAGCAGTCGAAGTGCGACGTGATTATCGGCGCTATCAACAGCTCGTGCACTCTGGCAGACATGGTGGTTACCCAGCGGGCGGGAGTACCTCAAATTACAGCCGGCTCTACGGGTGCTGCGATTACCGAGCAGGCTAGTCCCTGGATTTTCCGCACTGCGGTGAACGACGAGTTCCAGGCTCGCGCCGTGGTGGAATACGCGGTCAGGACTCTCGGGTTGAAGAAGGCTGCGACGCTCACCGCTGCGGACGATTACGGTCAGAGCGGAGCCAAGTTGCTGGCCAGAGCAGCGGGCGAGTTGGGCCTGCAATTGGTGTCCACGTCAACGTATAACAACGGGGACAAGGACTTCAAGCCCCAAATCATTGCGGCAAAGGACGGTGGTGCCGAGGCGATATTTCTGTGGGGCCTGTATACTGAGGCTGCCCTTGTAGCGCGCCAGGCCAGGCAACTGGGCTTCACCGGTCAGCTGTTTGGGGCGTCGGGAATGGCTGCTGCCAAGCTCATGGAACTGGGCGGAGAAGCAGTGGAAGGCATGATCCTCACCCAGTCCTTCCTTCCGGACGCCGACGACGCGAGGGTGCGTGACTTTGTGACCAAGTGGCGGCAGAAGTATGGTGATAACCCTATCCCCCATGCCGCCCAGGCCTACGACACGGTTTACGTTATCGCCGATGCCGTCAAGAGGGCAAACAGCACTGAACCGAAAGCTCTCAGAGACGCCATTGCCGCAACTGCTGGCCTGTCCGGGGTCACGGGGAATGCGCGGTTCAACACAAAGGGCGATGATGTCGGGAAGCGGGTTCTGATAACTGCCATCAAGGGGGGCAAGTTCGTGCTGGTTCGACCGGTCGCAATCAGCCCGTAG
- a CDS encoding IclR family transcriptional regulator, whose amino-acid sequence MSATRTRKPSMVDKSLALIDVLGRSQKPLGVAEIAELLGVARTSIYRLIAPLDERGYVRKVEGARYSLSLKFIELAEIVREGLELRRIAYPVMERLRDRTELAVHLVVRDGDQAVYVEKVESNRPVRLYTRVGRRVPLHVAACPRLLLAYCTDEEVAAYLRCASLVKFTPNTVADVDQIWRLIREVRRTGFSTGYGELEPETAAVAVPVRDHTREVVAALSLAGPEWHFRNEDLSELVKCSREAAAEISAEMGFRARPNSNEGGVWAQSH is encoded by the coding sequence TTGTCCGCAACGCGAACAAGGAAGCCTTCAATGGTCGACAAGTCCCTGGCCCTCATAGACGTATTGGGCCGCTCGCAAAAACCCTTGGGAGTTGCGGAAATTGCGGAGTTGTTGGGTGTTGCGAGGACGAGCATCTACAGACTTATCGCGCCCCTAGATGAGCGGGGTTACGTCAGAAAGGTTGAGGGTGCACGGTACAGCCTGTCCTTGAAGTTTATTGAGCTGGCGGAGATCGTGCGGGAGGGGCTGGAACTGCGCCGCATCGCGTACCCGGTGATGGAGAGGTTGCGAGATCGTACGGAACTGGCGGTGCACCTGGTTGTGAGGGACGGGGATCAGGCTGTTTACGTGGAGAAGGTGGAGTCAAACCGTCCGGTGCGGCTTTATACCAGGGTTGGGAGGCGTGTACCGCTGCACGTGGCCGCGTGCCCCCGGCTACTCCTCGCTTACTGTACGGATGAAGAGGTCGCTGCGTACCTGCGTTGCGCCAGCTTGGTCAAGTTCACGCCGAATACTGTGGCTGACGTTGACCAGATCTGGCGGTTAATCCGGGAGGTCCGGCGCACCGGGTTCAGCACGGGTTACGGGGAACTTGAGCCCGAGACCGCCGCAGTGGCGGTTCCGGTAAGGGACCACACGAGGGAGGTGGTGGCAGCCCTTAGCCTTGCTGGCCCCGAATGGCATTTCCGTAACGAAGATCTGAGTGAGCTCGTGAAGTGCTCGCGGGAGGCGGCGGCGGAGATTTCTGCGGAGATGGGATTCCGGGCTAGGCCCAACTCGAATGAGGGTGGGGTTTGGGCCCAAAGCCACTAA
- the thiC gene encoding phosphomethylpyrimidine synthase ThiC: MTQLEMARQGMISPAMIRVAEEEGLSPEQVRGAVAAGTTVIPANPDHGALLPRGIGAELRTKVNANLGVSTEFPNLEREEAKLQAALEAGADALMDLSTGDPEVVARCRRLVLEASPVPVGTVPVYEAAVRAQARHGSIVQMDAGELWEVIEEHAASGVDFVTVHCGVTRYALDRLRREGRITDVVSRGGALLIGWMLHHGQENPLYERFDRLLEIARRHDVTLSLGDGMRPGCLADATDRAQTEELLTLGELVDEARRAGVQVMVEGPGHVPLPQIEANVRLQKRLCHGAPFYVLGPLVTDVAPGWDHVTAAIGGALAGAAGADFICYVTPAEHLGLPDPEEVREGVVAARIAAHAADLAKGIASAWEWDREMARARKALDWARQLELAIDPQRARSLWERKNPGVAADCRVECSMCGPYCAMRLVSEFLEDSGILRQAGTEQEGGRTCRSR; this comes from the coding sequence ATGACGCAACTGGAGATGGCCAGGCAGGGCATGATTTCCCCGGCGATGATCCGGGTAGCGGAAGAAGAGGGCCTTTCCCCCGAGCAGGTGAGGGGGGCGGTGGCGGCGGGCACGACCGTCATCCCGGCGAACCCGGATCATGGTGCCCTCCTCCCCCGCGGCATAGGAGCGGAGCTGCGCACCAAGGTGAACGCCAACCTGGGAGTGTCCACGGAGTTTCCCAACCTGGAGCGCGAAGAGGCGAAGCTTCAGGCGGCCCTCGAGGCCGGGGCCGATGCCCTCATGGACTTGAGCACGGGCGACCCTGAGGTGGTGGCCCGTTGTCGGCGTCTGGTGCTGGAGGCGTCCCCGGTGCCGGTGGGTACGGTACCTGTCTACGAAGCGGCGGTCCGGGCGCAGGCACGGCACGGCTCCATCGTACAGATGGATGCCGGGGAGCTGTGGGAAGTGATCGAGGAGCATGCCGCCTCGGGGGTCGACTTCGTGACCGTGCACTGCGGGGTCACGCGGTACGCGCTCGACCGCCTGCGCCGTGAGGGTCGGATCACGGATGTGGTCAGCCGGGGTGGGGCGCTGCTCATCGGCTGGATGCTGCATCACGGCCAGGAGAATCCCCTGTACGAGCGCTTCGACCGCCTGCTGGAGATTGCCCGTCGCCACGACGTCACCCTGAGTCTGGGCGACGGGATGCGGCCGGGCTGTTTGGCGGATGCCACCGATCGCGCGCAAACTGAAGAACTGCTCACCCTGGGTGAACTGGTGGACGAGGCCCGGCGGGCAGGCGTACAGGTGATGGTGGAGGGGCCTGGTCACGTCCCCCTGCCCCAGATCGAGGCCAACGTCAGGCTGCAGAAGCGCCTGTGCCACGGCGCTCCCTTCTACGTGCTGGGCCCCCTGGTCACCGACGTGGCGCCCGGTTGGGACCACGTGACCGCGGCCATCGGAGGTGCGCTGGCCGGGGCCGCCGGAGCGGACTTCATCTGCTACGTCACCCCCGCGGAGCACCTGGGCCTGCCGGACCCTGAGGAAGTCAGGGAAGGGGTGGTGGCGGCTCGCATCGCCGCCCACGCCGCCGATCTGGCCAAGGGAATCGCCTCGGCCTGGGAGTGGGACCGGGAGATGGCACGGGCTCGCAAGGCCCTGGACTGGGCCAGACAGCTGGAACTGGCCATCGACCCCCAGCGGGCCCGGTCGCTGTGGGAGCGGAAGAACCCCGGGGTAGCGGCCGATTGCAGGGTCGAATGCTCCATGTGCGGGCCATACTGTGCCATGCGCCTGGTAAGCGAATTCCTGGAGGACTCAGGTATTTTGCGCCAAGCAGGGACTGAGCAGGAAGGCGGGCGAACTTGCCGCTCTCGTTGA
- a CDS encoding response regulator transcription factor produces MKRVNRIRLLIVDDHEVVRVGLRAVLERQPHFEVVGEASTAAEAVAKASSLKPDVVIMDIRMTGGNGVEACREIREENPAVRVIMLTSYSDDEALFGSIMAGASGYVLKQVGTSDLVAAVEAVARGESLLDPSVTTRVLERLKDLSWQAGAEAKLNEHELRILKLLGEGKTNREIAATLYLSEKTVRNYVSSILSKLNLSNRTQAACYAVKRGMVGKT; encoded by the coding sequence GTGAAACGGGTGAACCGGATCAGGCTCCTGATCGTGGATGACCACGAGGTGGTCCGGGTTGGTTTGCGCGCGGTCCTGGAACGGCAACCCCACTTCGAAGTAGTGGGGGAGGCGAGCACGGCCGCGGAGGCGGTGGCGAAAGCCAGCTCGCTCAAGCCAGACGTGGTGATAATGGACATTCGCATGACCGGGGGCAACGGGGTCGAGGCTTGCCGGGAAATCCGGGAAGAGAATCCGGCGGTACGCGTGATTATGCTCACGTCGTATTCGGATGACGAAGCTCTCTTCGGTTCCATCATGGCGGGTGCCTCGGGGTACGTGCTCAAGCAGGTGGGAACGAGCGATCTGGTGGCCGCGGTCGAGGCGGTGGCCCGAGGTGAGTCTCTGCTCGACCCCTCTGTGACGACCAGGGTCCTGGAGCGGCTTAAGGACTTGTCTTGGCAGGCCGGGGCCGAAGCAAAATTGAACGAGCACGAGCTGCGCATTCTCAAACTCCTGGGCGAAGGGAAGACAAACAGGGAGATCGCGGCGACGTTATACCTCAGCGAGAAGACAGTGCGCAACTACGTGAGTTCTATTCTGTCCAAACTGAACCTCAGCAACCGTACCCAGGCAGCCTGCTATGCGGTGAAGCGCGGCATGGTCGGGAAGACATGA
- a CDS encoding sensor histidine kinase, translated as MTQVTVELYSFFRLHFAALYFAYGLMFFLMGFAVLLEERSFHHSTFRLAHSLRLLGVFGILHGLAEWGFVFIPLHAEYASSITVIGLRVLDLCLVATSYLFLFMFGSRLLASSSPRARLLQWIPLPVFAVWFINFLLFRLLTDSGTEWWLQTSETWARYLLGLPGAVLSSAGLVAQRREVGMLNIPRITGNLVRAAVVFAIYAFSGGLVVPPAPFPPASLINTESFFAATGVPIQVFRALCGLAMAFFVIRTLEIFDVEVRRRLDEAERRQAVYQERERIGRDLHDGVIQSIYAIGLSLENCAYLVDESSERAKAELSRIMERMNGLIRDIRSYILDLGPPTADLGELVCRQLDTLTASAIQGELHIRGALPQLSPAQVRHISQVTQEALNNVLKHSRATRVEIEVGVRSGALTVLVRDNGSGFAVSDGSMGYGLQNMRERARILGGELTIRSRHGFGTEVFLEVPLEAGETGEPDQAPDRG; from the coding sequence GTGACGCAGGTTACCGTCGAACTGTACTCGTTTTTCAGGCTTCACTTCGCGGCGCTGTACTTCGCCTATGGTCTGATGTTCTTTCTCATGGGGTTTGCGGTCCTTCTGGAGGAACGCTCCTTCCATCACAGCACCTTCCGGCTGGCCCACAGCCTGAGGCTCCTGGGGGTCTTCGGGATACTGCACGGGTTGGCGGAGTGGGGATTCGTATTCATCCCCCTGCACGCCGAGTACGCTTCCTCGATTACGGTGATCGGGCTTCGTGTTCTCGACCTTTGCCTCGTCGCCACATCTTACCTGTTCCTGTTCATGTTCGGGTCTCGTCTCCTGGCCTCTTCGTCGCCCAGGGCGCGTCTTTTGCAGTGGATTCCGCTGCCCGTTTTTGCCGTTTGGTTTATCAATTTCTTACTGTTCAGGCTCCTCACCGATTCAGGCACGGAGTGGTGGCTTCAGACCAGCGAGACGTGGGCACGCTATCTGCTGGGCTTGCCCGGGGCCGTGCTCAGCTCCGCCGGCCTGGTAGCGCAGCGCCGGGAGGTGGGAATGCTAAACATCCCGCGGATTACCGGAAACCTGGTGCGGGCGGCCGTGGTGTTTGCCATTTACGCATTCTCCGGCGGCCTGGTAGTGCCGCCCGCCCCCTTTCCTCCGGCGTCCCTCATCAACACAGAATCCTTCTTCGCCGCCACCGGTGTTCCCATACAAGTGTTCCGGGCGCTGTGCGGGTTGGCGATGGCGTTCTTCGTTATCAGGACTCTGGAAATCTTCGATGTTGAAGTGCGGCGTAGGCTGGATGAAGCAGAGAGGAGACAGGCCGTCTATCAGGAACGCGAGAGGATTGGCCGTGACCTGCACGATGGGGTTATCCAGTCCATATATGCCATCGGACTCAGCCTGGAAAACTGCGCCTATCTCGTGGACGAATCTAGCGAGCGGGCCAAGGCCGAGCTCAGCCGTATCATGGAAAGGATGAACGGGCTGATAAGGGACATAAGGAGCTACATCCTTGACCTTGGGCCGCCCACCGCTGATCTCGGGGAGTTGGTGTGCCGTCAGCTGGACACCTTGACCGCTTCTGCCATTCAAGGGGAGCTTCACATCCGGGGTGCCCTCCCCCAGCTTTCTCCGGCGCAGGTACGCCACATCTCCCAGGTCACCCAAGAAGCTTTGAACAATGTTCTCAAACATTCACGCGCGACGAGGGTGGAGATAGAAGTGGGGGTGCGATCCGGTGCCTTGACAGTGCTGGTTAGAGACAACGGTTCTGGGTTTGCGGTTTCGGATGGCTCCATGGGATACGGGTTGCAAAACATGAGGGAGCGGGCACGCATTCTGGGGGGGGAGCTCACCATCCGTTCACGGCACGGTTTTGGAACCGAGGTATTCCTGGAGGTCCCTCTCGAGGCGGGTGAAACGGGTGAACCGGATCAGGCTCCTGATCGTGGATGA
- a CDS encoding GntR family transcriptional regulator produces the protein MRITKDPPLYQKAYCAIKEEIAKGRLKPGQRLTDKGLADYLGISRTPVREAVKLLVKEGLLVSEPEKGLWVFAPSPDDLARIYALRAELEGLAAALTAWNDDRGLIIGQMEVIVAEAGKAAGQSQVDRLVELNSEFHDCMLAGSQNEYLRDLLGPVRLKAMAYRYVSYQNPVHVEVSIREHREIISLLRRGDPRQCQDAVRGHVYAAGHRLLKVLGVDEAMATEPAVRLCSLHDRGGRSPWSA, from the coding sequence GTGCGGATAACCAAGGACCCGCCCCTCTATCAAAAGGCCTACTGCGCAATTAAGGAGGAGATCGCGAAGGGCCGCCTGAAGCCCGGGCAACGTCTGACTGACAAGGGGTTGGCGGATTACCTGGGCATCAGTCGTACCCCCGTCAGGGAGGCGGTGAAACTCTTAGTCAAGGAAGGTTTGCTCGTATCCGAACCGGAGAAGGGGCTTTGGGTTTTTGCCCCCAGCCCCGATGACCTTGCCCGCATCTACGCGCTTAGGGCCGAACTGGAGGGGCTTGCTGCTGCCTTAACGGCCTGGAACGATGATCGCGGGCTGATAATCGGCCAAATGGAGGTAATCGTTGCGGAGGCTGGGAAGGCGGCCGGGCAATCGCAAGTGGATAGACTTGTTGAACTTAATTCGGAATTCCACGACTGCATGCTGGCCGGGAGCCAGAACGAGTACCTGCGTGACTTGTTAGGCCCCGTGCGGCTGAAGGCGATGGCGTACCGCTACGTTTCCTATCAGAACCCGGTGCACGTCGAGGTATCCATCAGGGAGCATCGAGAGATCATTTCGTTATTGCGGAGGGGTGATCCCCGGCAGTGTCAGGATGCCGTGAGGGGGCACGTGTATGCTGCCGGCCACCGGCTCCTGAAGGTGCTCGGCGTGGACGAGGCCATGGCGACTGAGCCAGCAGTTAGGTTGTGTTCGCTCCACGATCGTGGGGGTAGGTCACCGTGGTCCGCCTGA
- a CDS encoding ThiF family adenylyltransferase, whose translation MVQRLADVISSRARPASEAVLVDGDRFEETNLNRQLLATSTTIGLPKPLAARERLRQVNPGVEVIPVNQRRGIFTLGAPAPSAALLAAWQAAEALNLLLGRQEHQYGKGTR comes from the coding sequence TTGGTTCAGCGACTGGCCGACGTCATAAGCTCGCGGGCCCGCCCGGCCAGTGAGGCTGTTCTGGTGGACGGCGACCGCTTCGAAGAAACCAACCTCAACCGGCAGTTGCTAGCCACCTCGACCACCATCGGTTTGCCCAAGCCCCTGGCCGCCCGAGAACGCCTGCGCCAGGTTAATCCGGGGGTGGAGGTGATTCCGGTCAACCAGCGCCGCGGGATCTTCACCCTCGGTGCCCCTGCGCCGTCGGCAGCTCTCCTCGCCGCCTGGCAGGCGGCCGAAGCCCTGAACCTCCTACTGGGGAGACAGGAACACCAGTACGGAAAGGGGACAAGGTAG